CCCTGGGCTGgtccccagcctccccccagCCACAGCCCCCTGCCTCCTGGAGTAAGCATCCCCATTCTGTTCATTTGCCACAGATGATCATCGAGCCCACCAGCCCTTGCCTTCTTCCAGACCCCCTGCGGGAGCCGTACTACCAGCCGCCCTACACGCTGGTCTTGGAGCTCACTGGCGTCCTTCTGCACCCTGAGTGGTCGGTGTGTCCTGGGGCAGACAGTGGGCTGGAGGGGCACCAGATAGACCTGGGAGGGCCGGCTGGTTTAACATGGCTAGGAACACAGGCTCTGCAGCCAGATGGGTTGTGCCCCAGCCCCCAACAAGTCCCCCCACTGGGGGAGGAGATAGCACTCTCTTCATCTTCCTCAGCTGTGGAATGGGACTTAACACTGCCCGTCTGCAGTTTGTTGTAAGTGTCCCTTGGACGTTTATACCGATTCCTGGACCCTGAGCCAGGCACCTGGGAGCTTACCCTCTGCATCTGGGGTGAGGTTGTGACATGCCGCCGCAGGTGTGGCTGTTACTTGGGGATGCAGATCATCAGTCACAGCCGTGAAAACCAGAACCTCTCAAGAACGCCAAGATTGGAAgttagcgcaggtggcataaagcgcaaggactggcgtaaggatcccagttctagcccccgctccccacctgcagggggttcgcttcacaagcagtaaagcaggtgtcttatctttctctgccccctctgtcttcccctcctctctcccatttctctcctatccaacaatgacgataacaataactacaacaataaaataacaagggcagcaaaagggagtaagtaaataaatattaaaaaatagaacctCAAGATGGGGGGAACACTCTGGCTCTGAGAATCCCTCAGGGTTGCCCAGTCTTGGTCCTCTCGGAGGCTCTGAGGgcttctggggctcagtatctcaCCGTCCCCACAGCTGGCCACTGGCTGGAGGTTTAAGAAGCGTCCAGGCATCGAGACCTTGTTCCAGCAGCTTGCCCCTCTGTATGAAATCGTCATCTTTACCTCCGAGACTGGCATGGTGAGGCCCCAGGGCAGGAAGGTGGCAGCTTGGGAGTGTGTGGGAGCCGTAGGGCCCGGCCTGAGCCTGACCTCCCCGCTCTCCTCCTCCCACCGCACCCTGTCCCACCCCAGACTGCCTTCCCGCTCATCGACAGCGTGGACCCCCACGGCTTCATCTCCTACCGCCTCTTCCGGGACGCCACGAGATACATGGATGGGCACCACATTAAGGTACCTGGGGAAGCCGTGGAGAGAGGGGTTCTGGGatttggggagggaggagggtgcGCTGGCACTTCTTGAGGAAGCAAGGCATCACTCTCACTCCATCCTCACTCTCCTTTATGGTTGTGGCAGGATGCCAGCCTACCATGGCCCTGGCGAGATGTCCaggccctcccccaccctccgcAATGGAAGTGGGGGGAATGGGCTTTCCCAGAGAACACTGCTGAAGATGACAGTCCCCTTAGGAAACTGTTTTTGCCTGTCTTGGGCTGAACCATGTAATAGCACTGACTGACATGAGACTGGGTCGGAGGCTTGTTTGACCTGGGATGTGTTGGTTGCTGTGGCCACTGCTCTACCCAGGAGTTCTGGGTGAATGAGTGATCTTCAGGGATCCAGGTGTtgggtttctggctgtcttggtAGATCTGgggcggtggtggtggttgggggggggtgccTCTGCTCTGTAGTTCTTCTGGGTTCAGGACATGGGCTGTGACTGAGGGCCTGTGAGGGTCTGTGTGTGGGATTCCGTCTGGAGTGACACTGTGGCAATAGATGTCTGTGGCTGAGCATAAACACTCAGTCTAGGGTCCTGGAATCTGAGAAGCTTCTCACCTGGCTGGGGGTGTTCCTTGCCATCACCCCGGCCTGGTCTTTGGGAGGCCCCACCATGGGGTCCCAGTGTGAAACACCATGAATGTTTTCTACCTCCCTTTTTTCTCCTGTGTGTTCCTGGCAGGAAGGGACAATGGCCTTGATTTGACCTGTGTACATCTTGCAGGACATTTCATGTCTGAACCGGGATCCAGCCCGCGTGGTAATTGTGGACTGCAAGAAGGAAGCCTTCCGCCTACAGCCCTACAACGGTGTCGCTCTGCGGCCCTGGGACGGCAACTCTGATGACCGAGTCTTGTTGGACCTGTCTGCCTTCCTCAAGAGTGAGACTGCCCCCGACCTCCTGGCCTCTGACCTGGAGCCCTTGCCCCTTGAGGAATGATAGCCACTTGGCTATGGCTtgtttttccacataaaaatggGTTTTTGGCTAGTGGGAGGCCTATGAACATCCTGTCATCTTAGGAAGCTCCTTAGATTGGGGTGTGACTCTGGAACAGTTAGGAAGACTCAAGgaatttgaggtttttttttttttttttccctcctccagggttattgctgggctcggtgcctgcaccatgaatccaccgctcctggaggccatttttcccccccttttgttgcccttgtagcttcgttttggttattattattgcccttgttgacgcaattcgttgttggataggacagagagaaatggagagaggaggggaagacagagaaggggagagaaagatagacacctgcagacctgcttcaccgcctgtgaagcgactcccctgcaggtggggagccgggggctcgaaccgggatccttacgccggttcctgcgctttgcaccacatgcgcttaacccattgtgccactgcccgacccccgtttttttttttttttttttttttttaaccaaagcactgctcagatctgtcttatggtggtgcgggggattgaacctgggactttgaagcctcaggcatgatagatagtctgttggcataaccattatgctacctaccctcgcccgtttcttttttaccagagaactgctcagatctggcttatgatggtgtaggggtagtgaacctgggactttgaagactcaggtgtgagaatctctttgcataaccattatgctatttacccctgctgGGGTATCTGAGTATTCTTGGGGTTCTCTCAGAGTTGAGAAGTGGTCTTCCAGGCCTCGCCCTGCCTggctgatccccacctgctgtgccCACAGCCATCGCTCTGAATGGTGTGGAGGATGTCCGGACCGTGCTGGAGCACTACGCCCTAGAGGATGACCCGCTGGAGGCTTTCAAACAGCGCCAGAGTCGACTAGAGCAGGTGGGTGCTTCAGTCTCTCACTAGGGGAAGGGGGCACTGTGTTACTTCCTGGGCCTCCAGAAAGAGCAGGCAGCCTGCCTCCACTCTGGCTGCTCTACCTTGAGCAAACTCTCAGCCCTGAAGGGCTATCATATCCAGGGGGCAGTTGATTCTTCAAGCTGTTCTGAGAAGGCAGGAAGCACCAGGCATTGagctaggctgggggtatgggggtGGTCTCCTGCAGATCTGAAGGTCTTGGTGTTTTATGGGGTGTGGGTTTGAATCCAgtccagaaaaagaaaatcttggaCTTAGCTCAGTGGTGTGTAGAAGGAGTTCTGATGGTCTTGATATGATCCTGGCAATGGGAAGTGGTGCCGAGTAGTGAGTGGAGTTAAGTCTGAGACATAGCGACACTGAGTAGGGGTCTAGTCTGGGGCCGGtggagtagctcacttggattgtgtacTGCTCTGCTGTGTGCGTGACCCATggtcaagcccagctcccacaacattgaaggaagcttcagtgctggggtctctcacttttccctctgtctctacctaaacaaacaaacaaacaaacataggcATCTGGTCTGAGGTTGAGCAGATTGTGGGTTCCCAGAAGTAGAGCTGGGCTCCTGAGTGACCAACATCCAGACATGGGTAATAGGGCTCCCCTGACCACAGGGTGCCCCAGgagcaggacaggacaggacagtgaGGAGAGGAGGGTGGGCCTGAGAGCTTACCAGCATCCAGGTTGGGGTCAGTCTGAGCTAGGTGCCCATGTTGCAGGGGAGAGACTCAGGGGGCTGGGGAAATGGAGTGTGAGAACCCCTGGGGTTGGAGTTGATGTTCCTGTTGCCCAGAAGTAACTAGCTCCTGCTGGCATCTAAGTTGGCTCTCTGGGAGGTCCATTTCCTGAGTGTGGACTGGTGTTCTGGTGACTTAAGGGAGTGGGTCTGGGGTGAACTGAGGTTTAAGTGAAGGGGGAGAGacttgggctggggctgggcaatCTGGGGGGGTCTGCCCAGCCCACTGATACCCCCTTCCACCTCCCCCCAGGAGGAGCAGCAGCGCCTGGCCGAGCTCTCCAAGTCCAACAAGCAGAACCTCTTCTTCAGCTCTCTCACCAGCCGCCTGTGGCCTCGCTCCAAACAGCCCTGATCTCAAGGCTTCTTTAAACTCAGTGTCTGGGTGCCAGGCCCCCAGTGCTCCCAGACCACAGCTTGGGCAGCCACATGTCCAATAAAATCCATCCCAGATGCCACACTGCTGTGTCGGAGAGTCTCCAGATGGGGGCATCAGGGTGAGGTCTGGGACTCTCGGGCCAACGTCCCCGCATCCCATGGCTGGTCAGCTGCCATGCACAGCGCGTGCACTTCAGCAATTGGGTCTTAACCCAGCCTGGGAATCTGAAAACTTGGGCTCCCTGCTCCTCTGGTCATGTCTTCTCATGTGCTGTGTGCTCTGCGGATGGTGCATCTCCACTTCTGGCCCCAGATTGCTCCTCTGTGGGAAGGAAGCGAGGTCGGCAGTGGGTGTCAGAGGCTGCGGCTGGCCGGCTGCCATGTCAATATGTGACGTGCCTGTGGGTATAGGGGGACAGACTTATGGGCCGTCGATAGCTGCTTCTGGCTGCTGCTGCAGACACAGTGACTGCTCAGCTCCACCTGCTGCCGTCTTATGGGAGCGCCGGTTTAGAATGGAGCTCCCAGATTTTCCATGGAAACCAGAATTTGGAATTCTTACTCTAACTCTCCCAAGTTTTCTAATGCGAACTTAGGGCTTTGTGTGTGTATAGTACTTCTGAACAGCCTGCCCTGCCCATTTCTTTTGTTCTGTATTCTTAGAGAAGGGAGAAGGTTCtggcctggtcctcacctgcaaggggaaagcttcatgcatggtaaagcagagctacagatgtctctgtctctttccctctcttgtttccccctttcctctcaatttctgtctctatccattaataaataaaaaagagagagagatcagagcacttagCAACCATTCAGAGAGTCTGTTTGCtgagctatcacccagcccctgaaatgtGGTCCCTCGCTGAAAAGGCAGGCTGTAGCCGTGTTCTCCAGTCCCTACACAGGGCTGTTGAGTACTTGGACCTCGTGGAACTGAGATCTGAACTTTACATCTTGTTTCATTTgaacttttttatttaaacaagagcactgctcagctctggtttatgatggtgcaggggattgaacctgggagtttggagtctcagggatgagagtctctctacataaccattatgctatatatcccTGCCCTTGAACCACTTTAGCCTCAGGTGGCATCTGGCTCTTGTatctgggtggtccaggaggtgacaacACTCTTGTGTTGGCCTTAAAAGTGTGAGGTTCTGATTTCAGCCTGCAgtgatcacatgtgccagagtgatagatAACTCAggttatttctcttctctccctcatgttaatatattaaaatatactctctctatatatatgtatattatatatatatatatatatatatttatttttttttccatagagatgcagagaccagagcactgctcagctgtggct
The DNA window shown above is from Erinaceus europaeus chromosome 2, mEriEur2.1, whole genome shotgun sequence and carries:
- the TIMM50 gene encoding mitochondrial import inner membrane translocase subunit TIM50 translates to MAASAALLLRLRSGVRLGARGLCARLATPPPRASDQATEIGSRGGAQAQAQGPQHHRGTEGPSYAKKVALWLAGLLGAGGTVSIVYIFGNNSVDETGAKIPDEFDNDPVLVQQLRRTYKYFKDYRQMIIEPTSPCLLPDPLREPYYQPPYTLVLELTGVLLHPEWSLATGWRFKKRPGIETLFQQLAPLYEIVIFTSETGMTAFPLIDSVDPHGFISYRLFRDATRYMDGHHIKDISCLNRDPARVVIVDCKKEAFRLQPYNGVALRPWDGNSDDRVLLDLSAFLKTIALNGVEDVRTVLEHYALEDDPLEAFKQRQSRLEQEEQQRLAELSKSNKQNLFFSSLTSRLWPRSKQP